Genomic segment of Psychrobacter sanguinis:
ACTTGTGGCCTGTTCATTAGCAACTGTCTGAGGAGCCATGGCTTCAACACGTTTTAACATCTGCGTCCAATCCAGCATGTCCTCTGCGGTGTCGGTGATGGCTTGAATGTTAAATAGCCCAGACTGATGAGTAAGCACCTCTCTCAATGTCATATTCTGCTTACCATTCGCCCCAAATTCAGGCCAATAATTAGCCAGTGGCTGGTCATAGTCCAAGAGCTTATGAGTCACAAGAATATGAATTAAAGTCACCAAGACGCCTTTTCCAGTCGAAAAGTTAAGCGATAAGGTATCTTTAGTCCATGCCTTATTTGGTAGCGCATAACCCACACTGGCTTCTGCGATCAGCTGACCCTTATGATAGACCACCACTGACCCACCTGCTGGAGCATCTGAGAGTTGTAACTGCTGCATGATTGCGGTCAACTGGGATTGTAGGTCGGCTTGTCGGTTATTCATAGCATTACTCTAACGATAGGGTATAAAAATAGGGGTCAAAATTAATAATCTTAAGGTGAGAAAATAGGGCTTTATCGAGTGTTTATCCCATGCGCTATATCTATCTGCGCGATGCTTTCTGTTGCATACTCTATAGGTAAACTACTAACGTAATTGGCAATAGGTATTGATACTAAGTTAGCCCAGTTTTTGATTAGCGGGGTACCAACAAACGCATACGTACTTCTTCTTCGAGCCCAGTTAAGCCATGCTCTCTACCGCGTTCTATGGCAGTATCCATCTTACGACCTCGTAGCCAGCCAGCGCGTAACGCGATGCAAGCCCCTACTCTATTGCCTGAACCGCAATGTATTAGAGTTTTTTGACCATGATGAGCCCGTAAAGCTTTATCAAACTCTAATAAATTTACTTGCTTTAAGTCATCAGCTCCTGAAATAGGCAAATGCGTATAATGGATGCCTGCTGCTTCTACCGCTGCTTTTTCATCAAAGCTCAGCTCCGACTCTGGCTGCAAATTCACAATATGCTCAATCCCTGCTTCTGCGATTTTAGCCACTTTCTCAGGAGACAGTCTGCCGGTTACCACTGTATTGGCATCCGGAAACTTAGCATCTTCGAGTACTTCTGCTAATGCATTTTGTAGCGAATTTACAGCATTTTCTTTTTCAACATCAATCGTCTCTGTAGAAGTAGAGTCCACTTGATTTGCAACATCATTTGCCATATTGGCTCCTTTAAAAACGTAATAAATTCAGCCAAAGCAATATGCCTTAGCTGAATCTTATTCAATATAGACAATAAGTTAGACTCAATTTAGAACCAATCTATCGAGGGAAACAAGTGTAACTAAGGCAAGTCATCAGTTCAACGATTTCGATAAAGATAGGTTATTTTATAAAATAGGTCTTATATTGCCTTGGCGTTAAAGCTTACAGCTTTTTAATAGTACCTGCCAGATGTGGCTTATCATTTTTTGCACTATATAAATCAAAATCTATTGTACCTGCTTCTTCAAGAGTGGCCACATTCTCACCAATTAGCTCTACCTCTGATGGCAAAAATATTGGCAATTTAAAAGTGACATTGACCGTATAAGCCTCTGGTAAATCCATTAAGCTCAAACACTTGGCTTTCGACCACATACCATGCGCAATGGCTTTAGGAAAACCAAAGGCTTTAGCAGT
This window contains:
- a CDS encoding protein tyrosine phosphatase family protein → MANDVANQVDSTSTETIDVEKENAVNSLQNALAEVLEDAKFPDANTVVTGRLSPEKVAKIAEAGIEHIVNLQPESELSFDEKAAVEAAGIHYTHLPISGADDLKQVNLLEFDKALRAHHGQKTLIHCGSGNRVGACIALRAGWLRGRKMDTAIERGREHGLTGLEEEVRMRLLVPR